The region TCCACCACGGCCTCCACGACGAGGTCGCGGTCGGCCATGTCGTCGAGGCGGGTGGTGCCCGTCACGCGGGCGAGTGCGGCGTCGCGGTCGGCCTGCTCGAGCTTGCCGCGGGCGACCGCCTTGTCGAGGGAGCGCTCGAGCGCGCCGCGCACGGCGGCGACCTTCGCGTCGGTGCGCGCGACGTAGACGACGTCGAACCCGGCCTTGGCGAACACCTCGACGATGCCCGTCGCCATGGTGCCCGAGCCGACCACGCCCACGGTGTCGACCGGCCGCAGGCCCTGCGGCGAACCGCCGTCCGCCTCCGGGGTGAGCGCGTCCGGGACCACGACCGGCGAGTTGGGCTCCTCGTAGGTGTAGAAGCCGCGACCGGTCTTGCGGCCGCGCAGGCCGGCGGTGACCATCTGCTTGAGCACCGGCGAGGGCGCGTGCAGGCGGTCGCGGCCCTGCTTGTACATCGTGTCGAGGATCTCGTAGGCGGTGTCGAGGCCGATCAGGTCGAGCAGGGCGAGCGGCCCCATGGGCAGGCCGCAGCCGAGCTTCATCGCGGCGTCGATGTCCTCGCGGGAGGCGTACTTCGTCTCGTACATGTTGGCCGCGTGGTTGAGGTAGCCGAACAGCAGCGCGTTGGCGATGAACCCGGCCTTGTCGCCCACCACCACGGGGAGCTTGCCGAGCTTCTGGGCGACGCCCTTGACCTCGTCGACCACCTCGGGTGCGGTGACGACCGTGCGCACGATCTCGACGAAGGCCTGCACCGGTGCGGGGTTGAAGAAGTGCATGCCGAGCACCTGGGCGGGCCGCGCGGTGGCCACCGCGATCTCGGTGACCGACAGCGACGAGGTGTTGGAGGCGAGGATCGCCTCCGGCGAGACGACCTTGTCGAGCTGCTGGAAGATCTCGCGCTTGAGCTCGAGGCTCTCGGGCACGGCCTCCACGACGAGGTCGCGGTCGGCGAGGTCGGCGTAGTCGGTCGTGTAGCGGATCCGGCCGATGATCTCGTCGCGCTCGGCCTCGCTGAGCTTGCCGCGCGACACCGCGCGGCCGGTGGACCCGTCGACGTGCTCGCGACCGCGGGCGAGGGCCTCCTCGCCGGCGTCGAGCCCGACGACGTCGTAGCCGCTGCGGGCGAACACCTCGGCGATGCCGGCCCCCATCGTGCCCAGACCGACGACCCCCACCTTGGTGACCTCGTGCGCCATGCCGTCCTCCGTTGCCGTGTGCGACGTCCGCCGGGTGCGACGTCGGCCCGGGCGCGCCGCGGCCGGTCGGACCACGTCGGCGGGGGCCGACCCGATCCTCCCAGGTGACCGGCCCGGCCCGCTCCCCGGCCCGGCGCCCCCGCTCCCCGGCCCGGCCCGGCCCGGCCGGGTGCCCCCCGCACGCCGGGCGGCGCCGGCGTACTACGGTCGCCGGGTGCGCCTGGTGATCGCGACGTGCTCGGTCGACTACGTCGGCCGCCTCACCGCGCACCTGCCCAGCGCCCGCCGGCTGCTCCTGGTGAAGGCCGACGGCTCGGTGCTCGTCCACTCCGACGGCGGCTCCTACAAGCCGCTGAACTGGATGAGCCCGCCCTGCGCGCTCGCGACCGAGGTGGACGACGACGGCGTCGGCACCTGGACGGTGACGAACCGGGCCGGCGAGCAGCTGGTGGTCACCGTCGAGGAGGTGCACCACGACACCGACCACGAGCTGGGCGTGGACCCGGGGCTGGTCAAGGACGGCGTCGAGGCCCACCTCCAGAAGCTCCTCGCGGAGCAGGTCGAGGTGCTCGGCGCAGGCTGGCGCCTGGTGCGGCGCGAGTTCCCCACGGCGATCGGGCCGGTCGACATCATGTGCCGCGACGCCGAGGGCCGGGCCGTCGCGGTCGAGATCAAGCGCCGCGGCGAGATCGACGGCGTCGAGCAGCTCACCCGCTACCTGGAGCTGCTCAACCGCGACCCGCTGCTCGCGCCCGTGCGCGGCATCTTCGCCGCGCAGGAGATCAAGCCGCAGGCGCGCGTGCTCGCGCAGGACCGCGGCATCGAGTGCGTGGTGCTCGACTACGACGCCCTGCGCGGGGTGGACGACGCCGGTTCCCGGCTGTTCTAGCCCGCGCACGCGTCCCGGGGCGTCACGGCTCGAGGTAGGTCCACCGGCCCTCGGAGACGACCTCCACGGAGCCGCCGTCCACCACCAGCGCCGACTGGTCGTCGAGCGCGTACGCCGGCACCCCGATCCCCGCGGCCCAGCGCCGGGCCTCGGGCAAGGTGTTCTCGGGCATGTCCGGGTGGTCGAGGTGGGGGAAGATCGCGAAGTCCACCACCCCGAGCGTGCGGTCGTCGCCGTCCGGTCGCTGCCAGCTGACGAAGTCCGCGCCGATCCGCGGCGTCATCACCATGCTCCCGGCGCTCATGCCGACCCAGACGGTGTCCGGCAGCTCCGGCAGCAGGTCGGCCAGGCCGGACTCGCGCATCCAGTGGCACAGGTACGTCGCGTCGCCGCCGTCGACGAGCAGGACGTCGGCCTCGCGCACCCACGGCACCCACCGCTCGGCCCCGATGCTGGGCAGCGCGGTGAGCTCGAGCACGCCCACGGACCTCCAGCCCAGGTCCGTCATCGGCGCCGGCGACCGCCCCGACACGAAGCGCCAGGCCGACGCCGGGGTGCAGTACCGGTGGCCCCACTCCGCCGTCGGGATGCACAGCGCGGCGCACTCCTCGATCGGCCGGCCGAGCAGGCGCAGCAGCGCGTCGCGGATGGCGGCGTTGCTCACGCCGCCGGAGGTGAGCAGGAGCTTCATGGCTCTCCCGGGGCACTGGGGCATCCGGCGGGGTGCCGG is a window of Frankiales bacterium DNA encoding:
- a CDS encoding 3-hydroxyacyl-CoA dehydrogenase family protein encodes the protein MAHEVTKVGVVGLGTMGAGIAEVFARSGYDVVGLDAGEEALARGREHVDGSTGRAVSRGKLSEAERDEIIGRIRYTTDYADLADRDLVVEAVPESLELKREIFQQLDKVVSPEAILASNTSSLSVTEIAVATARPAQVLGMHFFNPAPVQAFVEIVRTVVTAPEVVDEVKGVAQKLGKLPVVVGDKAGFIANALLFGYLNHAANMYETKYASREDIDAAMKLGCGLPMGPLALLDLIGLDTAYEILDTMYKQGRDRLHAPSPVLKQMVTAGLRGRKTGRGFYTYEEPNSPVVVPDALTPEADGGSPQGLRPVDTVGVVGSGTMATGIVEVFAKAGFDVVYVARTDAKVAAVRGALERSLDKAVARGKLEQADRDAALARVTGTTRLDDMADRDLVVEAVVEDLGVKTVLFEALDEICKTGAILATTTSSLPVVDLAAATKYPQDVVGLHFFNPAPVMKLVEVVSTVTTADDVVATAVDVCRRLGKHPVTCGDRAGFIVNALLFPYLNDSVKMLEANYASADDIDTAMKMGCGYPMGPFELLDVVGLDVSLAIQRTLYLEFREPGFAPAPRLEHLVTAGYVGRKAGRGFRAYD
- the nucS gene encoding endonuclease NucS, coding for MRLVIATCSVDYVGRLTAHLPSARRLLLVKADGSVLVHSDGGSYKPLNWMSPPCALATEVDDDGVGTWTVTNRAGEQLVVTVEEVHHDTDHELGVDPGLVKDGVEAHLQKLLAEQVEVLGAGWRLVRREFPTAIGPVDIMCRDAEGRAVAVEIKRRGEIDGVEQLTRYLELLNRDPLLAPVRGIFAAQEIKPQARVLAQDRGIECVVLDYDALRGVDDAGSRLF
- a CDS encoding peptidase E, translated to MKLLLTSGGVSNAAIRDALLRLLGRPIEECAALCIPTAEWGHRYCTPASAWRFVSGRSPAPMTDLGWRSVGVLELTALPSIGAERWVPWVREADVLLVDGGDATYLCHWMRESGLADLLPELPDTVWVGMSAGSMVMTPRIGADFVSWQRPDGDDRTLGVVDFAIFPHLDHPDMPENTLPEARRWAAGIGVPAYALDDQSALVVDGGSVEVVSEGRWTYLEP